A single region of the Agromyces sp. Leaf222 genome encodes:
- a CDS encoding ABC transporter substrate-binding protein gives MSSASITRRRTLIAAAGVSVAALALAGCTASSGGDDTAGGTLTIGTTEQVTALDPAGSYDNGSFAVMNQVYPFLLNTPYGSPDVEPDIAESAEFTAPTEYTVKLKPGLKFANGNDLTASDVKFTFDRQTAIADENGPSSLLYNLESTEAVDDTTVVFHLLSENDQIFPQILSSPVGPIVDEDVFSADSVTSDDDIVKGNPFAGQYVITSYDFNNLISYKANADYDGLLGAAKTDTVNVKYYTDASNLKLDVQEGNIDVANRTLSATDIEDLRGNDKVKVVDGPGGEIRYLVFNFDTMPFGATTPEADPAKSLAVRQAIADLIDRDAISEDVYKGTFTPLYSYVPEGLTGANEALKGLYGDGNGAPDADKAAERLEKAGVTTPLPISIQYVAERYGPSSSDEYAIIKENLEESGLFTVDLQSTEWVQYSKDRVADLYPAYQLGWFPDYSDADNYLTPFFLKENFLSNHYDNAEVNDMILEQAVTTDPAAREALIGEIQDAVAADLSTIPYMQGAQVAVVGSDVEGTEDTLDASFKFRYAALSKG, from the coding sequence ATGTCATCCGCATCCATCACCCGGCGCCGCACGCTCATCGCGGCCGCCGGCGTCTCGGTCGCAGCGCTCGCGCTCGCGGGCTGCACCGCCTCAAGCGGCGGCGACGATACCGCAGGCGGAACGCTCACGATCGGCACCACCGAGCAGGTCACGGCACTCGACCCCGCGGGTTCGTACGACAACGGCTCCTTCGCCGTCATGAACCAGGTCTACCCGTTCCTCCTGAACACGCCGTACGGCAGCCCCGACGTCGAGCCCGACATCGCGGAGTCGGCCGAGTTCACCGCGCCGACCGAGTACACGGTCAAGCTGAAGCCGGGCCTGAAGTTCGCCAACGGCAACGACCTCACGGCCTCCGACGTGAAGTTCACGTTCGACCGCCAGACGGCGATCGCCGACGAGAACGGCCCGTCGTCGCTGCTCTACAACCTCGAGTCCACCGAGGCCGTCGACGACACGACCGTCGTCTTCCACCTGCTGAGCGAGAACGACCAGATCTTCCCGCAGATCCTGTCGAGCCCGGTCGGCCCGATCGTCGACGAGGACGTCTTCTCGGCCGACTCGGTGACGAGCGACGACGACATCGTCAAGGGCAACCCGTTCGCCGGCCAGTACGTCATCACGAGCTACGACTTCAACAACCTGATCTCGTACAAGGCCAACGCCGACTACGACGGCCTCCTGGGTGCCGCGAAGACCGACACGGTCAACGTGAAGTACTACACGGATGCCTCGAACCTGAAGCTCGACGTTCAGGAAGGCAACATCGACGTCGCGAACCGCACGCTCAGCGCGACCGACATCGAGGACCTCCGCGGCAACGACAAGGTGAAGGTCGTCGACGGCCCCGGTGGCGAGATCCGCTACCTCGTCTTCAACTTCGACACCATGCCGTTCGGTGCGACGACCCCCGAGGCCGACCCGGCGAAGTCCCTGGCCGTCCGCCAGGCGATCGCCGACCTCATCGACCGCGACGCGATCTCCGAGGACGTCTACAAGGGCACGTTCACGCCGCTCTACTCGTACGTCCCCGAGGGCCTGACCGGCGCGAACGAGGCGCTCAAGGGCCTCTACGGCGACGGCAACGGCGCACCCGACGCCGACAAGGCGGCCGAGCGCCTCGAGAAGGCCGGCGTCACGACGCCGCTCCCGATCTCGATCCAGTACGTGGCCGAGCGCTACGGACCGTCGTCGAGCGACGAGTACGCGATCATCAAGGAGAACCTCGAGGAGAGCGGCCTGTTCACGGTCGACCTGCAGTCCACCGAGTGGGTCCAGTACTCCAAGGACCGCGTCGCGGACCTCTACCCGGCCTACCAGCTCGGTTGGTTCCCCGACTACTCCGACGCCGACAACTACCTGACGCCGTTCTTCCTCAAGGAGAACTTCCTGTCGAACCACTACGACAACGCCGAGGTCAACGACATGATCCTCGAGCAGGCCGTCACGACCGACCCCGCAGCGCGTGAGGCGCTCATCGGCGAGATCCAGGACGCGGTCGCGGCAGACCTGTCCACGATCCCGTACATGCAGGGCGCCCAGGTCGCGGTCGTCGGCTCCGATGTCGAGGGCACCGAAGACACCCTCGACGCGTCGTTCAAGTTCCGCTATGCGGCGCTCTCCAAGGGCTAG
- a CDS encoding D-isomer specific 2-hydroxyacid dehydrogenase family protein has product MTTEAAGTTPGDGGVSVLPHADASVEAAVRRAGGEVVPLGDRTRGIVWVAASGSSELDDVLARHPDVSWVQLPWAGVDAFAPTLAGFRDDGRVWTSAKGSYARPVAEHALTLALGVLRELPRRARASEWQADERGRSLFGMRVVIVGGGGITEQLLRLLQPFGVHAMVVRRRDVPVGGAERTVTDAALHEVLGDADLVFLAAALTERTRGMIGAAELALMPDGAVLVNVARGGLVDTEALVAELASGRLGGAGLDVTDPEPLPSRHPLWSLDTAIVTPHVADTEAMTVPLFAERVEANVAAFLGRGEWIGRIDLHAGY; this is encoded by the coding sequence GTGACGACGGAAGCCGCAGGCACGACGCCGGGCGACGGCGGGGTGTCCGTGCTGCCGCACGCCGACGCGTCGGTCGAGGCCGCGGTGCGCCGTGCGGGCGGCGAGGTCGTGCCGCTCGGCGACCGCACGCGGGGCATCGTGTGGGTCGCGGCATCCGGTTCGTCCGAACTCGACGACGTGCTGGCGCGGCATCCGGACGTCTCGTGGGTGCAGCTGCCCTGGGCCGGCGTCGATGCGTTCGCGCCGACCCTCGCCGGGTTCCGCGATGACGGGCGCGTCTGGACGAGCGCCAAGGGATCGTACGCGCGACCCGTCGCCGAGCACGCGCTGACCCTTGCGCTCGGCGTGCTGCGCGAGCTGCCGCGCCGAGCGCGGGCGAGCGAGTGGCAGGCCGACGAGCGGGGGCGCAGCCTGTTCGGCATGCGCGTCGTGATCGTGGGCGGGGGCGGCATCACCGAGCAGCTGCTGCGCCTGCTGCAGCCGTTCGGCGTGCACGCGATGGTCGTGCGCCGTCGCGACGTGCCGGTCGGCGGTGCCGAGCGAACGGTGACGGATGCCGCGCTGCACGAGGTGCTCGGCGACGCCGATCTCGTGTTCCTGGCGGCCGCGCTCACCGAGCGCACGCGCGGCATGATCGGCGCCGCCGAACTCGCCCTGATGCCCGACGGTGCGGTCCTCGTGAACGTGGCCCGCGGCGGACTCGTCGACACCGAGGCGCTCGTCGCCGAACTCGCGAGCGGCCGGCTCGGGGGAGCGGGGCTCGACGTGACCGATCCCGAACCACTGCCGTCGCGGCATCCGCTCTGGTCGCTCGACACCGCGATCGTCACGCCGCACGTGGCCGACACCGAGGCGATGACCGTGCCGCTGTTCGCCGAACGTGTCGAGGCGAACGTGGCCGCGTTCCTCGGGCGCGGCGAGTGGATCGGGCGCATCGACCTGCACGCCGGATACTGA
- a CDS encoding gamma-glutamylcyclotransferase family protein codes for MTHRVFSYGTLRQAAVQTALYGREVPTTADALPGFRLDWLRITDAAVIATSGSDRHPILRRGSAHDAVEGAFLELTDDELSATDAYEVDDYVRRAVVLASGLEAWAYLATDAAR; via the coding sequence ATGACGCACCGCGTGTTCTCCTACGGCACCCTCCGCCAGGCCGCCGTGCAGACGGCGCTCTACGGGCGCGAGGTGCCGACGACCGCCGACGCCCTGCCCGGGTTCCGCCTCGACTGGCTGCGCATCACGGATGCCGCGGTCATCGCCACGAGCGGGTCCGACCGGCATCCGATCCTCCGCCGCGGCAGTGCGCACGACGCCGTCGAGGGCGCATTCCTCGAGTTGACCGACGACGAACTGTCGGCGACCGACGCCTACGAGGTCGACGACTACGTTCGCCGGGCCGTCGTGCTCGCGTCCGGACTCGAGGCCTGGGCGTACCTCGCGACCGACGCCGCGCGCTGA
- a CDS encoding ATP-binding cassette domain-containing protein → MAPAEHGYPIVVSDLSLEYPAKGPSPAHVALRGLSLTIAPGEVVGLLGSAGSGKSTLAKVLSGAAFDPRSSDARPVITGGEASVLGHRLRGLSKRRVPELRFHVGYLAQDAGSRLTADRSVAEIIAEPILERDRRYNRRALETRVATMLDSVRLPLGYLQKYPYELSGGQRQRVALAQALVLGPSVLIADEPTAGIDLTVRDAVAQLIGELREHQRFSALLISHDLPVLRRTADRIAVLDRGNLAALGTIEEVFHDPSHPYVAALAGALDDGHAIIDELDGGRSA, encoded by the coding sequence ATGGCTCCCGCCGAGCACGGGTACCCGATCGTCGTGAGCGATCTCTCGCTCGAGTACCCGGCGAAGGGGCCGAGCCCGGCGCACGTCGCGCTGCGCGGGCTCAGCCTCACGATCGCCCCCGGCGAGGTCGTCGGTCTGCTCGGCAGCGCCGGCAGCGGCAAGAGCACCCTGGCCAAGGTGCTCTCGGGTGCGGCCTTCGATCCGCGCTCGTCCGACGCGCGTCCGGTCATCACCGGAGGCGAGGCGTCCGTGCTCGGGCACCGCCTGCGCGGGTTGTCGAAGCGTCGCGTGCCCGAGCTGCGGTTCCACGTCGGCTACCTCGCCCAAGACGCGGGCTCGCGGCTCACGGCCGATCGCAGCGTCGCGGAGATCATCGCCGAGCCGATCCTCGAGCGCGACCGGCGCTACAACCGGCGTGCCCTCGAGACCCGGGTCGCGACGATGCTCGACAGCGTTCGGCTGCCGCTCGGATACCTGCAGAAGTACCCCTACGAGCTGAGCGGGGGCCAGCGCCAGCGCGTGGCCCTCGCGCAGGCGCTCGTGCTCGGTCCGTCGGTGCTCATCGCCGACGAGCCGACGGCCGGCATCGATCTCACCGTGCGCGACGCGGTCGCGCAGCTCATCGGCGAACTGCGCGAGCACCAGCGGTTCTCCGCGCTGCTCATCAGCCACGACCTGCCGGTGCTGCGGCGCACTGCCGACCGCATCGCGGTGCTCGATCGCGGCAACCTCGCCGCGCTCGGCACGATCGAGGAGGTCTTCCACGATCCGAGCCACCCGTACGTCGCCGCACTCGCGGGCGCGCTCGACGACGGTCACGCGATCATCGACGAGCTCGACGGCGGCCGCAGCGCGTGA
- the dnaG gene encoding DNA primase, with amino-acid sequence MAGRIRQSDVDEVKARTNIADIVGDHVSLKSAGVGSMKGLCPFHDERSPSFHVRPALGYYHCFGCGESGDAYTFLQRMDHVSFTEAVERLAGRLGYELHYEDGGQASDHGNRARLLAANQAAAEFFTDQLGTAEAEVGRRFLGERGFDAEAARRFGVGFAPKSWDALTNHLKGRGFSTEELSASGLVSQGDRGVYDRFRGRLVWPIRDVTGQTVGFGARRLLDDDNGPKYLNTPETAVYHKAQVLYGLDLAKREISKSHRVVVVEGYTDVMACHLAGVTTAIATCGTSFGVDHIKVLRRVLGDDSGVGEVVFTFDGDAAGQQAAMRAFAEEQRFAAQTFVAVAPDGLDPCDLRLARGDGAVRSLVDSRTPLFEFVLRHTVERYDLETVEGRVAALRAAAPVIADIRDPAMRPGYTRELARMLGVELGEATRAVRQAQSRPRDGGSRDAASGAERQNGSRVSPESGVQAPAAAERPFSIVDLPNDPATRLERDALQAMLQYPAEVGDDLLRHALDCRFTNASLAVVRDGISSVLASGDALLRVDRVVAEVPAPFAGVVHQLAVAPVPQRGNAELDVYVRGVVSALIDRELLRQKSELLGRLQRTDRADAETYAALQRGLVELERERRALRGD; translated from the coding sequence ATGGCCGGCCGAATTCGACAGAGTGACGTCGATGAGGTGAAGGCCCGAACGAACATCGCCGATATCGTCGGCGATCACGTGAGCCTGAAGTCCGCGGGCGTCGGCTCGATGAAGGGGCTCTGCCCGTTCCACGACGAGCGCAGCCCGAGTTTCCACGTGCGCCCCGCGCTCGGCTACTACCACTGCTTCGGCTGCGGCGAGTCGGGCGACGCCTACACGTTCCTGCAGCGCATGGACCACGTCTCGTTCACCGAGGCGGTCGAGCGTCTCGCCGGTCGACTCGGCTACGAGCTCCACTACGAAGACGGCGGGCAGGCCAGCGATCACGGCAACCGCGCCCGCCTGCTCGCCGCGAACCAGGCGGCCGCGGAGTTCTTCACCGACCAGCTCGGAACCGCCGAGGCCGAGGTCGGTCGCCGATTCCTCGGCGAGCGCGGCTTCGACGCCGAGGCCGCGCGCCGGTTCGGCGTCGGCTTCGCGCCGAAGAGCTGGGACGCGCTGACCAACCACCTCAAGGGGCGGGGCTTCTCCACCGAGGAGCTCTCGGCGTCCGGGCTCGTCTCGCAGGGCGATCGCGGCGTCTACGACCGGTTCCGCGGGCGCCTCGTGTGGCCCATCCGCGACGTGACCGGCCAGACGGTCGGCTTCGGCGCGCGGCGCCTGCTCGACGACGACAACGGCCCGAAGTACCTCAACACCCCCGAGACGGCGGTCTACCACAAGGCGCAGGTGCTCTACGGGCTCGATCTCGCCAAGCGCGAGATCTCGAAGTCGCATCGGGTCGTCGTGGTCGAGGGCTACACCGACGTCATGGCCTGCCATCTCGCCGGCGTCACGACCGCGATCGCCACCTGCGGCACGTCCTTCGGCGTCGACCACATCAAGGTGCTCCGTCGCGTGCTCGGCGACGACTCGGGGGTCGGCGAGGTCGTCTTCACGTTCGACGGCGATGCCGCAGGGCAGCAGGCGGCGATGCGCGCCTTCGCCGAGGAGCAGCGGTTCGCCGCGCAGACCTTCGTCGCGGTCGCTCCAGACGGGCTCGACCCGTGCGACCTGCGCCTCGCGCGCGGTGATGGCGCGGTGCGCTCGCTCGTCGACTCGCGAACGCCCCTGTTCGAGTTCGTGCTCAGGCACACCGTCGAGCGGTACGACCTCGAGACCGTCGAGGGGCGCGTGGCGGCGCTCCGCGCCGCAGCTCCGGTGATCGCCGACATCCGCGACCCGGCGATGCGACCCGGCTACACGCGTGAGCTCGCGCGCATGCTCGGCGTCGAACTCGGCGAGGCGACCCGTGCGGTCCGACAGGCGCAGTCCCGTCCGCGCGACGGCGGCTCGCGCGACGCGGCGAGCGGCGCCGAGCGGCAGAACGGCAGCAGGGTCTCGCCCGAATCCGGCGTTCAGGCTCCGGCCGCGGCCGAGCGTCCGTTCTCGATCGTCGACCTGCCGAACGACCCGGCGACCAGGCTCGAGCGCGATGCGCTGCAGGCGATGCTGCAGTACCCGGCCGAGGTGGGCGACGACCTGCTCCGCCATGCGCTCGACTGCCGGTTCACCAACGCGTCGCTCGCGGTCGTGCGCGACGGCATCTCATCCGTGCTCGCCTCGGGTGATGCGCTGCTCCGCGTCGACCGGGTCGTCGCAGAGGTCCCCGCGCCGTTCGCGGGCGTCGTGCACCAGCTGGCCGTCGCCCCCGTTCCGCAGCGCGGCAACGCCGAGCTGGACGTCTACGTGCGGGGGGTCGTGAGCGCGCTCATCGATCGTGAGCTGCTGCGGCAGAAATCCGAGCTCCTCGGGCGCCTGCAGCGCACCGACCGGGCGGATGCCGAGACCTACGCCGCGCTCCAGCGCGGCCTCGTCGAGCTCGAGCGCGAACGACGCGCGCTTCGCGGCGACTGA
- a CDS encoding ABC transporter ATP-binding protein, with product MSTVVDIRNLGVSFATDAGAVKAVDDVSLSVKRGEVLAIVGESGSGKTVTAKTILGLLPETATTSGAVVLSNRAGTRESDIISLSKQRLREVRGTDVAMVFQEPSTALNPVYTVGWQIIEGIRAHGEVSKADARAKAIEILGRVGIPDPEERIDHFPHQFSGGQKQRIVIAMALVLEPGLIVADEPTTALDVTVQAEILDLLRRCRDEFGAAIVLITHNMGVVADLADRVAVMYQGNLIEQAPVGELFANPQEEYTKALLAAVPFVGHGTARAEARAAVRPEGWADQVPVVQATGLEIEYPGRFGRTGFRAVSGVDLAILPGEVLGLVGESGSGKTTIGRAIAGLTKVTGGSLRVLGAEMNGIREREFRPLRSRIGFVFQDPASSFNPLLTIAECVAEPLIIHGRARDARGARRRVDELLEAVQLPKAYGDRYPHELSGGQRQRASLARALALEPELLIADEPTSALDVSVQARVLELFAELQREFGFASLFISHDLAVVDLLADRIAVLYHGKLVEEGTGSEVLGAPQQAYTQRLLASLPVPDPVAQAERREQLHRLRAAD from the coding sequence ATGAGCACGGTGGTCGACATCAGGAACCTCGGCGTCTCGTTCGCGACCGACGCCGGCGCGGTCAAGGCCGTCGACGACGTCTCGCTCTCGGTGAAGCGCGGTGAGGTGCTCGCGATCGTGGGCGAATCGGGCAGCGGCAAGACCGTGACCGCGAAGACGATCCTCGGGCTCCTGCCCGAGACCGCGACCACGAGCGGCGCGGTCGTGCTCTCGAACCGCGCCGGCACGCGCGAGAGCGACATCATCTCGCTCTCGAAGCAGCGGCTCCGCGAGGTTCGCGGCACCGACGTCGCGATGGTCTTCCAAGAGCCGTCGACGGCGCTGAACCCCGTCTACACGGTCGGTTGGCAGATCATCGAGGGCATCCGCGCCCACGGCGAGGTCTCGAAGGCCGATGCCAGGGCGAAGGCCATCGAGATCCTCGGTCGTGTCGGCATCCCCGACCCCGAGGAGCGCATCGACCACTTCCCGCACCAGTTCTCGGGCGGGCAGAAGCAGCGCATCGTGATCGCGATGGCGCTCGTGCTCGAGCCCGGCCTGATCGTCGCCGACGAGCCCACGACCGCGCTGGATGTCACGGTGCAGGCCGAGATCCTCGACCTGCTGCGTCGATGCCGCGACGAGTTCGGCGCCGCGATCGTGCTCATCACGCACAACATGGGCGTCGTGGCCGACCTCGCCGACCGCGTCGCCGTCATGTACCAGGGCAACCTCATCGAGCAGGCGCCCGTCGGCGAGCTGTTCGCGAACCCGCAGGAGGAGTACACGAAGGCACTCCTCGCCGCGGTGCCCTTCGTCGGCCACGGCACGGCGCGTGCCGAGGCTCGCGCCGCGGTTCGCCCCGAGGGGTGGGCCGATCAGGTTCCGGTGGTGCAGGCGACGGGCCTCGAGATCGAGTATCCGGGCCGGTTCGGGCGCACGGGCTTCCGCGCGGTGAGCGGGGTCGACCTCGCGATCCTTCCGGGCGAGGTGCTCGGACTGGTCGGCGAGTCGGGCTCCGGCAAGACCACGATCGGGCGTGCCATCGCCGGCCTCACGAAGGTCACCGGCGGTTCGCTCCGCGTGCTCGGCGCCGAGATGAACGGCATCCGCGAGCGCGAGTTCCGGCCGCTGCGCAGCCGTATCGGCTTCGTCTTCCAAGACCCGGCGTCGAGCTTCAACCCGCTGCTCACGATCGCGGAGTGCGTGGCGGAGCCGCTCATCATCCACGGGCGAGCCCGCGATGCGCGCGGCGCGCGGCGTCGGGTCGACGAGCTGCTCGAGGCGGTGCAGCTGCCCAAGGCCTACGGCGACCGGTACCCGCACGAGCTCTCGGGCGGCCAGCGGCAGCGTGCGAGCCTCGCCCGGGCGCTCGCCCTCGAGCCCGAGCTGCTCATCGCCGACGAGCCGACCTCCGCGCTGGACGTCTCGGTGCAGGCGCGCGTGCTCGAGCTCTTCGCCGAGCTGCAGCGCGAGTTCGGGTTCGCGTCGCTGTTCATCAGCCACGACCTCGCGGTCGTCGACCTGCTCGCCGACCGCATCGCGGTGCTCTACCACGGCAAGCTCGTCGAGGAGGGCACGGGCAGCGAGGTGCTCGGTGCGCCGCAGCAGGCGTACACGCAGCGACTCCTGGCCTCGTTGCCGGTTCCCGACCCGGTCGCGCAGGCCGAGCGCCGAGAGCAGCTCCACCGTCTGCGGGCGGCCGACTGA
- a CDS encoding ABC transporter permease — translation MSAVDLAPAPGIPTPGAVKAKPKGGGFARYLLVRFLLIFPTIFILVTLVFFLMRTTGDPITAAQGGRLSPEALAELRAAAGYDRPILIQYLEYLSRIAVFDFGSTLTTNRPVVEVLMTYGPATFELVFYSLIVAFAVGIPLGLAAAYYRDKAPDAIFRVLAIFWYAVPIFFAGLLLKLIFAVWLKWLPVAGRASVGAELQLQTLPNKTGFYTIDALMTGDPAVLGDVLAHVVLPSIALGLLTAGIFLRLVRTNVIGTLSTDYVDAARSRGVAESRLLRKHAYRPALIPIITVIGLQIALLLAGAVLTETTFEWKGLGFALAEFLESRDFVAVQGIVVLLAIIVALTNFVVDIIAAFIDPRVRF, via the coding sequence ATGTCCGCTGTCGATCTGGCGCCGGCGCCAGGCATCCCGACCCCCGGCGCCGTCAAGGCCAAGCCCAAGGGCGGAGGATTCGCACGCTATCTGCTCGTGCGATTCCTGCTGATCTTCCCGACGATCTTCATCCTCGTCACGCTCGTGTTCTTCCTCATGCGCACGACGGGCGACCCGATCACGGCCGCGCAGGGCGGCCGGCTGAGCCCCGAGGCGCTCGCCGAGCTGCGCGCAGCCGCCGGCTACGATCGCCCGATCCTGATCCAGTACCTCGAGTACCTCTCCCGCATCGCGGTGTTCGACTTCGGTTCGACGCTCACGACGAACCGTCCGGTGGTCGAGGTGCTCATGACCTACGGCCCCGCGACGTTCGAGCTGGTGTTCTACTCGCTCATCGTGGCGTTCGCCGTCGGCATCCCGCTCGGCCTCGCGGCCGCCTACTACCGCGACAAGGCGCCCGACGCCATCTTCCGCGTGCTCGCCATCTTCTGGTACGCGGTGCCGATCTTCTTCGCCGGCCTGCTCCTCAAACTCATCTTCGCGGTGTGGCTGAAGTGGCTGCCGGTCGCCGGACGAGCCAGCGTCGGAGCCGAGCTGCAACTGCAGACCCTGCCGAACAAGACCGGGTTCTACACGATCGACGCCCTGATGACCGGCGACCCCGCCGTGCTCGGCGACGTGCTCGCGCACGTCGTGCTGCCCTCGATCGCGCTCGGCCTGCTGACGGCGGGCATCTTCCTCCGCCTCGTGCGCACGAACGTCATCGGCACGCTCTCGACCGACTACGTGGACGCCGCCCGCTCGCGCGGCGTGGCCGAGTCCCGCCTGCTCCGCAAGCACGCGTACCGCCCCGCGCTCATCCCGATCATCACCGTCATCGGCCTGCAGATCGCGTTGCTCCTCGCCGGCGCCGTGCTGACCGAGACGACGTTCGAGTGGAAGGGCCTCGGCTTCGCCCTGGCGGAGTTCCTCGAGTCGCGAGACTTCGTGGCCGTGCAGGGCATCGTGGTGCTCCTCGCGATCATCGTCGCGCTCACCAACTTCGTCGTGGACATCATCGCCGCGTTCATCGACCCGAGGGTGAGGTTCTGA
- a CDS encoding TlpA disulfide reductase family protein, whose product MSLPQRAALLVGVALTAMLFTGCTPEDLGGADRMPGALPEGVTFAESPDAPTAPTIDAELVDGSPVGNEDLWGDRPAVLQFTTSWCTRCDEQQPVIDAITRDYGDAVTVALVAGDPADGQDALVEHLDDLGVTQPVIVDPDLQVWRSYAVAEAPMTALIDADGRLIKLWPGGADDAKLRTELDRIVQRAGG is encoded by the coding sequence ATGTCACTCCCCCAGCGTGCTGCGCTCCTGGTCGGCGTCGCACTGACCGCCATGCTGTTCACCGGATGCACCCCCGAAGACCTCGGAGGAGCCGATCGGATGCCCGGGGCGCTGCCCGAGGGCGTGACGTTCGCCGAGAGCCCCGACGCACCGACGGCGCCGACCATCGACGCGGAGCTCGTCGACGGATCCCCCGTCGGCAACGAGGACCTCTGGGGCGACCGCCCGGCCGTGCTGCAGTTCACGACCTCCTGGTGCACGCGCTGCGACGAGCAGCAGCCGGTGATCGACGCCATCACGCGCGACTACGGCGACGCCGTCACCGTCGCCCTCGTGGCCGGAGACCCGGCCGATGGCCAGGATGCGCTCGTCGAGCACCTCGACGACCTCGGCGTCACCCAGCCCGTCATCGTCGACCCCGACCTGCAGGTGTGGCGCTCGTACGCCGTCGCCGAGGCGCCCATGACCGCCCTCATCGATGCGGATGGCCGCCTGATCAAGCTCTGGCCCGGCGGTGCCGACGACGCGAAGCTGCGAACCGAACTCGATCGCATCGTGCAGCGGGCCGGCGGCTGA
- a CDS encoding ABC transporter permease, protein MTTASATTVTTPKRRLRDRLPIVHQLRQSMGLQRGMLVAGLVMMAIFILTSFLAPLLAPYGFAQRKTDGVAFGTQQPPSIEHPFGTTVGGYDVLSRVIWGTQTAIIVIVIAVLLSIFIGVALGLYSGYFGGWLDRVLVVVCDAIYAFPSLLLAIVLSIVISGGQSDLWGGVLAAAGSITVVFIPQYFRVIRAETVRIKAEAYVESAKVLGASNSRIVFKHVFRNATRTLPLIITLNSSEAILTMAALGFLGFGIEPTAAAEWGYDLNKAQSDVTSGIWWTALFPGLAIVFTVLGITLVGESLNDLADPRLRGRRRVAKAAGQVAQTSVVPGGTLTAGPGGLAGLEDGETFDEHGIEVKS, encoded by the coding sequence ATGACCACGGCATCCGCCACCACCGTTACCACTCCGAAGCGGCGCCTCCGCGACCGCCTGCCGATCGTGCACCAGCTCCGCCAGAGCATGGGCCTGCAGCGGGGCATGCTCGTCGCCGGCCTCGTCATGATGGCCATCTTCATCCTGACGTCGTTCCTCGCGCCGCTGCTCGCGCCGTACGGCTTCGCGCAGCGCAAGACCGACGGCGTCGCGTTCGGCACCCAGCAGCCGCCGTCGATCGAGCACCCGTTCGGCACCACGGTCGGCGGCTACGACGTCCTCTCGAGGGTCATCTGGGGCACGCAGACGGCGATCATCGTGATCGTCATCGCGGTGCTGCTCTCGATCTTCATCGGTGTCGCGCTCGGCCTCTACTCCGGCTACTTCGGCGGATGGCTCGACCGCGTGCTCGTGGTGGTCTGCGACGCGATCTACGCGTTCCCGTCGCTGCTGCTCGCGATCGTCCTCTCGATCGTGATCTCCGGCGGCCAGTCCGACCTCTGGGGCGGCGTGCTCGCCGCCGCGGGGTCGATCACGGTCGTGTTCATCCCGCAGTACTTCCGCGTGATCCGCGCCGAGACGGTGCGCATCAAGGCGGAGGCGTACGTCGAATCGGCGAAGGTGCTCGGCGCGTCGAACTCGCGCATCGTGTTCAAGCACGTGTTCCGCAACGCGACCCGCACGCTCCCGCTCATCATCACGCTGAACTCGTCGGAGGCGATCCTCACGATGGCCGCCCTCGGCTTCCTCGGGTTCGGCATCGAGCCGACCGCGGCCGCCGAGTGGGGGTACGACCTCAACAAGGCCCAGTCCGACGTCACGAGCGGCATCTGGTGGACCGCGCTCTTCCCCGGCCTCGCGATCGTGTTCACGGTGCTCGGCATCACCCTCGTGGGCGAGAGTCTGAACGACCTCGCCGACCCGCGACTGCGCGGTCGCCGCCGCGTGGCCAAGGCCGCCGGCCAGGTCGCGCAGACCTCGGTCGTGCCCGGTGGCACGCTGACGGCCGGCCCCGGAGGGCTGGCCGGCCTCGAAGACGGGGAGACGTTCGACGAACACGGAATCGAGGTCAAGTCATGA